A single region of the Ziziphus jujuba cultivar Dongzao chromosome 10, ASM3175591v1 genome encodes:
- the LOC107403588 gene encoding serine/threonine-protein phosphatase BSL3 encodes MDVDSSMVPETDHDPAVQNHNTPSSPASMDREQLGEQSQAGSGSPPQSPAQQPQQQASPQVPQTPVVGPRHAPTYSVVNAILEKKEDGPGPRCGHTLTAVAAVGEEGTPGYIGPRLILFGGATALEGNSAASGTPSSAGSAGIRLAGATADVHCYDVLTNKWSRITPFGEPPTPRAAHVATAVGTMVVIQGGIGPAGLSAEDLHVLDLTQQRPRWHRVVVQGPGPGPRYGHVMALVGQRYLMAIGGNDGKRPLADVWALDTAAKPYEWRKLEPEGEGPPPCMYATASARSDGLLLLCGGRDANSVPLASAYGLAKHRDGRWEWAIAPGVSPSPRYQHAAVFVNARLHVSGGALGGGRMVEDSSSVAVLDTAAGVWCDTKSVVTSPRTGRYSADAAGGDAAVELTRRCRHAAAAVGDLIFIYGGLRGGVLLDDLLVAEDLAAAETTSAASHAAAAAAASNVQARLPGRYGFIDERSRQTMAEAAPDGAVVLGNPVAPPVNGDMYTDVSTENAMLQGTRRLTKGVEYLVEASIAEAEAISATLAAAKARQVNGEVELPDRDRGSEATPSGKQISTLIKPDSAGSNNIAPAGVRLHHRAVVVAAETGGALGGMVRQLSIDQFENEGRRVSYGTPESATAARKLLDRQMSINSVPKKVIAHLLKPRGWKPPVRRQFFLDCNEIADLCDSAERIFSSEPSVLQLRAPIKIFGDLHGQFGDLMRLFDEYGAPSTAGDIAYIDYLFLGDYVDRGQHSLETITLLLALKVEYSNNVHLIRGNHEAADINALFGFRIECIERMGERDGIWAWHRINRLFNWLPLAALIEKKIICMHGGIGRSINHVEQIENLQRPITMEAGSIVLMDLLWSDPTENDSVEGLRPNARGPGLVTFGPDRVMEFCNNNDLQLIVRAHECVMDGFERFAQGHLITLFSATNYCGTANNAGAILVLGRDLVVVPKLIHPLPPAISSPEASPERHIEDTWMQELNANRPPTPTRGRPQVANDRGSLAWI; translated from the exons ATGGATGTGGATTCGTCGATGGTGCCGGAAACCGATCACGATCCGGCGGTGCAGAACCATAATACGCCGTCGTCTCCGGCTTCCATGGACAGGGAGCAACTAGGTGAGCAGTCACAAGCGGGGAGTGGATCTCCGCCGCAGTCGCCGGCGCAACAGCCACAGCAGCAGGCGTCACCGCAGGTGCCGCAGACTCCGGTGGTTGGGCCACGGCACGCCCCGACCTACTCGGTCGTGAATGCAATTTTAGAGAAGAAGGAAGATGGGCCTGGGCCGAGGTGCGGCCACACGTTGACGGCCGTAGCCGCCGTTGGGGAGGAGGGTACGCCGGGGTACATTGGTCCCAGGTTGATTTTGTTTGGTGGTGCCACGGCGCTCGAGGGAAATTCTGCGGCTTCAGGAACTCCTTCTTCAGCTGGAAGTGCCGGCATCC GACTAGCGGGTGCCACAGCTGATGTGCACTGCTATGATGTGTTAACAAATAAATGGTCTAG GATCACTCCTTTTGGAGAGCCACCAACACCAAGGGCTGCACATGTGGCAACTGCTGTTGGAACTATGGTTGTTATCCAG GGTGGTATTGGTCCTGCTGGTTTGTCTGCTGAAGATCTTCATGTTCTTGACCTCACACAGCAGCGGCCGCGCTGGCATAG GGTTGTTGTGCAAGGCCCTGGACCTGGGCCACGTTATGGCCATGTGATGGCTTTGGTGGGGCAAAGATATCTCATGGCAATTGGTGGCAATGATG GAAAACGGCCTTTAGCTGATGTTTGGGCGTTGGACACGGCTGCCAAGCCTTATGAATGGCGTAAGTTGGAACCAGAAGGGGAGGGTCCCCCTCCATGCAT GTATGCAACTGCAAGTGCACGTTCTGATGGTCTTCTTCTCCTTTGTGGAGGAAGGGATGCTAACAGTGTG CCATTGGCAAGTGCGTATGGACTTGCTAAGCATAGGGATGGCCGCTGGGAATGGGCTATTGCTCCTGGTGTCTCACCCTCTCCAAGATATCAACATGCAGCA GTCTTTGTCAATGCACGGTTACATGTGTCTGGAGGGGCACTAGGGGGTGGGCGCATGGTAGAAGACTCATCAAGTGTTGCAG TATTGGATACTGCAGCAGGTGTTTGGTGTGATACAAAATCTGTTGTTACTAGTCCCAGGACAGGCAGATACAGTGCTGATGCTGCTGGTGGAGATGCTGCCGTTGAGTTGACAAGGCGTTGCAGACATGCAGCTGCGGCAGTTGGTGACTTAATCTTTATTTATGGTGGTTTACGTGGAG GGGTTTTGCTTGATGACCTACTTGTTGCTGAAGATCTTGCTGCTGCTGAAACAACCAGTGCAGCTTCACATGCTGCAGCAGCTGCTGCTGCATCTAATGTGCAAGCGCGTTTGCCTGGTAGGTATGGATTCATTGATGAAAGGTCAAGGCAGACAATGGCTGAAGCAGCACCTGATGGTGCAGTTGTGCTTGGAAATCCTGTTGCGCCCCCTGTAAATGGGGACATGTATACTGATGTAAGCACTGAAAATGCCATGCTCCAGGGCACACG GAGACTGACCAAAGGTGTTGAGTACTTAGTTGAAGCATCAATAGCAGAAGCAGAGGCTATCAGTGCCACATTGGCTGCTGCTAAGGCACGACAAGTTAATGGAGAAGTTGAACTGCCTGACAGAGATCGTGGTTCAGAGGCTACCCCTAGTGGGAAGCAGATATCTACCTTGATTAAACCTGATTCTGCTGGGTCGAATAATATTGCTCCTGCTGGAGTTCGGCTGCATCACAGAGCT GTTGTTGTAGCTGCAGAAACTGGTGGAGCTTTGGGTGGAATGGTTAGACAGCTTTCAATTGATCAATTTGAAAATGAAGGCAGGCGGGTCAGCTATGGGACCCCAGAGAGTGCAACTGCAGCAAGAAAATTGTTAGATCGACAAATGTCTATCAATAGTGTGCCCAAAAAG GTAATAGCGCATCTTTTAAAGCCTCGTGGCTGGAAACCCCCTGTGCGCCGGCAATTTTTCTTAGACTGCAATGAAATAGCAGATCTTTGTGACAGTGCTGAGCGGATATTCTCAAGTGAACCCAGTGTATTACAGCTTCGGGCCCCTATCAAGATATTTGGTGATTTGCATGGGCAATTTGGGGACCTCATGCGTCTTTTTGATGAGTATGGTGCACCTTCTACTGCTGGAGATATTGC ATATATCGATTATCTCTTCTTAGGAGATTATGTTGACCGAGGGCAGCACAGCTTGGAAACCATTACTCTTCTACTTGCTTTGAAG GTTGAGTATTCCAACAATGTGCATTTAATACGTGGAAACCATGAAGCTGCAGACATTAATGCCCTTTTTGGCTTCCGCATTGAGTGCATTGAGCGCATG GGTGAAAGAGATGGAATTTGGGCATGGCATCGAATAAACCGTTTGTTCAATTGGCTTCCCCTGGCAGCTcttattgaaaagaaaatcatTTGTATGCATGGTGGCATTGGTCGGTCCATAAATCATGTAGAACAGATTGAGAATCTTCAGCGTCCCATTACAATGGAGGCAGGGTCTATCGTGCTTATGGATTTATTATG GTCTGATCCTACAGAAAATGACAGTGTGGAAGGATTGCGACCAAATGCTAGAGGTCCTGGATTGGTTACTTTTGGG CCTGACCGGGTCATGGAATTCTGCAATAACAATGACCTTCAATTGATTGTACGTGCACATGAATGTGTAATGGACGGCTTTGAGCGTTTTGCCCAGGGACATTTGATTACACTTTTCTCTGCCACCAATTACTGTG GTACGGCAAATAATGCAGGGGCAATCTTGGTTTTGGGTAGAGATCTTGTGGTGGTTCCGAAACTCATTCATCCACTGCCACCGGCAATTTCATCTCCGGAAGCATCACCAGAACGCCATATTGAGGATACATGGATGCAG GAGCTGAATGCTAATAGACCTCCAACACCAACAAGAGGCCGACCACAAGTAGCAAATGATCGGGGTTCCCTTGCATGGATATAG